In the Telopea speciosissima isolate NSW1024214 ecotype Mountain lineage chromosome 2, Tspe_v1, whole genome shotgun sequence genome, one interval contains:
- the LOC122649705 gene encoding protein LURP-one-related 5-like has product MKGEVVVEECFCFEEETQLTVLKTSLFFAGDGFSVYDAKGDVLFRVDSYGPETRHKDELVLMNAAGKCLLTVRRKRPSLHQRWEGFLGERCDGMKPIFSVKRSSIIGRSSVTVELYGNPGEEYQIEGSFPQRCCRFYNTTSPNESKEPVAEIRRKVDASTHVVLGKDVFSLCVKPGFDSAFAMGLVLVLDQIDGEYADDGDVADPTSPEPDDVPSS; this is encoded by the exons ATGAAAGGAGAGGTGGTCGTGGAGGAATGCTTCTGCTTCGAGGAAGAGACGCAATTAACGGTCCTCAAGACCTCTCTGTTCTTCGCCGGTGATGGTTTCTCCGTCTACGATGCCAAAGGAGATGTTCTCTTCCGTGTTGACTCATACGGTCCCGAAACCCGTCACAAAGACGAACTCGTTCTCATGAACGCCGCAGGGAAATGCCTCCTCACCGTCCGCAGAAag AGACCGAGTCTTCACCAACGATGGGAAGGATTCTTGGGAGAGAGATGCGATGGAATGAAACCAATCTTCAGCGTAAAAAGATCGTCGATCATCGGACGGTCGAGCGTTACGGTTGAACTTTACGGGAATCCCGGTGAGGAGTACCAGATCGAAGGTTCGTTCCCACAGCGATGTTGCAGATTCTACAACACCACTTCTCCGAACGAATCGAAGGAACCGGTGGCGGAGATCCGAAGGAAAGTTGACGCATCAACCCACGTAGTACTTGGGAAGGACGTATTCTCACTCTGCGTCAAGCCTGGCTTCGACAGTGCTTTCGCCATGGGATTAGTACTTGTTCTTGATCAGATCGACGGTGAATACGCCGATGATGGTGACGTGGCGGACCCCACCAGCCCTGAGCCTGATGATGTACCATCTTCCTAA
- the LOC122650956 gene encoding glycosyltransferase BC10 produces MIAPTPFSLCCAVLLCLPMAIVFTITNPTAITIVTTTHNNSINYPATTFIPIGDDKKKYDNKHKVVVSPSPPPPPPPPPPPPLPEDDESLFRLAARTNRKPWPHGSPKKLAFMFLTTTPLPFAPIWELFFNQTNTKKNKLFNIYTHADPSFHYDPPFSGVFTGRIIHSKPTQRFTPSLVSAARRLLAHALLDDPANAMFPLLSASCIPLHSFNFTYQTLIRSKKSFIEILSHEPGSYGRYAARGEDAMLPEVQFEDFRIGSQFFVLTRRHARLVVKDERLWSKFKLPCVQWDTCFPEENYFPTLLNMQDPNGIVPATLTHVNWTGRSDGHPRTYNASSEVGPELILSLRHGRPRYGDVGVVNVTNSSTRTKGDDPFLFARKFSPESLQPLMRIVNDVIFRD; encoded by the coding sequence ATGATAGCTCCGACGCCGTTTTCTCTGTGCTGTGCAGTCCTTCTCTGCCTGCCTATGGCGATCGTTTTCACAATCACCAACCCAACCGCCATCACCATAGTCACCACAACCCACAATAACAGCATCAATTACCCAGCAACAACTTTCATCCCGATCGGTGACGATAAGAAGAAATACGACAACAAACACAAAGTCGTCGTATCCCCctcaccgccaccgccaccgccaccgccaccgccgccaccactaCCGGAAGACGACGAATCCCTCTTCCGCCTTGCCGCCAGAACGAATCGAAAACCATGGCCCCATGGCTCACCAAAGAAACTAGCCTTCATGTTCCTGACCACAACGCCTCTCCCTTTTGCTCCGATTTGGGAACTCTTCTTCAACCAAACCAATACGAAGAAGAATAAGCTCTTCAACATCTACACCCACGCGGACCCATCCTTCCATTACGATCCACCCTTCTCCGGGGTATTCACCGGCCGGATCATCCACTCCAAACCGACCCAACGGTTTACTCCATCGCTAGTTTCAGCGGCGCGTCGACTCCTTGCCCACGCCCTTCTCGACGATCCAGCCAACGCCATGTTCCCTCTTCTCTCAGCTTCTTGCATCCCTCTCCACTCCTTCAATTTCACTTACCAAACCCTAATCCGTTCGAAGAAAAGCTTCATCGAGATCCTCAGCCACGAACCGGGCTCGTACGGTCGATACGCCGCGCGTGGTGAAGATGCCATGCTCCCCGAAGTACAGTTCGAGGACTTCCGCATCGGGTCTCAGTTCTTCGTCTTGACACGTCGACACGCGAGGCTTGTCGTGAAGGACGAGCGACTCTGGTCTAAGTTCAAGTTGCCGTGCGTTCAGTGGGACACATGTTTCCCTGAGGAGAACTACTTCCCGACATTGCTCAACATGCAGGACCCGAATGGGATTGTACCCGCAACACTCACCCACGTTAATTGGACGGGAAGATCTGACGGTCACCCTCGCACTTACAATGCTTCTTCTGAAGTGGGGCCCGAATTGATCCTCTCTCTCAGACATGGTAGGCCGAGATACGGTGATGTTGGAGTCGTGAACGTTACCAATTCCTCGACCCGGACCAAAGGAGATGACCCGTTTCTGTTTGCACGGAAGTTCTCGCCGGAGTCTCTTCAGCCGTTGATGAGAATAGTTAATGACGTCATCTTCCGAGACTAA